Proteins from a genomic interval of Pecten maximus chromosome 13, xPecMax1.1, whole genome shotgun sequence:
- the LOC117341523 gene encoding ABC transporter G family member 23-like, whose translation MFLLQFLTLPDQGRIVDTLSGGQKRRVSFAVALLHEPELLILDEPTVGVDPLLRERIWEHLVKIARQDGLKTTIIITTYYIEEARQANKVRTGYNCLSCHNLLLLGMNI comes from the exons ATGTTCCTTCTACAATTTCTTACTCTTCCTGATCAGGGCAGAATAGTGGACACTCTCAG TGGAGGACAGAAGAGACGTGTATCATTTGCTGTAGCACTTCTCCATGAACCAGAGCTTCTGATTCTAGATGAACCCACTGTAGGCGTTGATCCACTTCTACGTGAACG GATTTGGGAACATTTAGTGAAAATAGCGAGACAGGATGGTCTGAAAACAACAATCATCATCACAACCTACTATATAGAGGAAGCAAGGCAGGCCAACAAGGTAAGAACTGGATATAATTGTCTTTCATGTCACAATCTTCTACTTTTAGgcatgaatatttaa